The window GCCGCGGGCGCGGCGGCTTTGGCGCGAAGTCGACGACAATGCGCACGTCGGCGGCGACAGCGGCATCTTTGGTCGCGAATACCGGGTTCAAATCCATTTCGGCGATCTCAGGGAAATCGGTAACCAGCTTCGAGACGTTGATAATGATGTCGGCGATCGCCTCGCGGTTGGCGGGGTCGCTGCCGCGCACGCCCTTGAGCATCTCATGGGCCTGGATGCCGTCCAGCATCGAGAGCGCGTCCTGCTTCGTCGCCGGCGCGAGGCGGAAGGTGATGTCTTTCAACACCTCGACCAATACCCCGCCGAGGCCGAACGCCACCAGCTTTCCGAACGAGCCGTCGGTCACCGCGCCGACGATGACCTCCTGTCCGCCCGTCAGCATCTGCTGAATCTGTACGCCCTCGATCTTGGCGTCGGATTTGTATTTCTTCGCATTCGCCAAGATCGTCGCGTAGTTGGTTTCGACTTCCGCAGCAGTCTTGACGCCGACCATCACGCCGCCGGCTTCGGTCTTGTGCAGGATGTCCGGCGAGACGATTTTCATCACGACCGGAAAACCCATGTCGGTCGCGATCCCGGCCGCCTCGGTTGCGGATTTGGCCACGCCCTCTTTCGGGACGGGAATGCCATAGGCGTCGCAGACCAGTTTGCCTTCCGGCGCCGTCAGGCTGGTGCGTTTGTCCGCCTTGACTGAATCGAGTATTTTGCGGACCGCATCCTTGGAATTCGACATTGGCTTCCTCCCCGAGGTCATTTTTTTCGTTCGTCGGCACGATCTCGTTGTGTCAGAACAGTGCTGGCATGCGCGCGATCGGTTTTCCGGTGATCGCAAACGCGGCATCCGCGTGTGCGGCGGCTTGCTCCGGCCGCTGGGATCGTAGGCTGATTATGGCATTTGGTATGCCAGAAGCGAGGTTGTCAAGGCGCGATGCCTCGTGAAAACGCCGAAAATAGGCGCAGCTTGACATTCTGGCATTTGGTATGCCAAAAATCTAATCGATATTTTTCTGATAGAGGACGTCTCCGGCTGGAGCAGATCCGTCATGCCCACGCGCAAACAACCCAAGGCGTCGCCCACCATGGCTGAGCCAGACATCGCAATCGTCCGCATCGTCCCCGAGACCAGCTTCAAGAACAAGGCCTATGAGGCGTTGAAGGAAGCAATCCTCAAGATGGACATCTATGCGACGCCCGAGCCCGTCATGCTCGACGAGCGCGCACTGTCGGAACGCCTCGGCGTCAGCCGCACCCCGATCCGAGAGGCGATCGCAATGCTGGAGCAGGACGGTTTTGTGAAGACCGTGCCGCGCCGTGGCATTGTCGTGGTGCGCCGGACCAAGACCGAGATCGTCGACATGATCCGCGCCTGGGCCGCGCTCGAGAGCATGGCCGCGCGGCTGATCACGACTACCGCGCGCAAGAAAGACATTTCGGCGCTGCGCGACTTCTTCAAGGATTTTAACAGCGATCGCTTGCCGCAGGATCATGTCGAGGAATATTCCAGGGCCAACATCGCCTTCCACCAGGCGCTGATCTCGCTCAGCGAGTCGCCGGTTTTGGTCGACATGACCAACGACATCCTCTTGCACGTGCGGGGCTACCGCCAATTGACGATCGGACGCAAGGATCGCACCGCGACGTCGCTGCCCGAGCACATGTCGATCATCGAAGCGCTGGAAGCGCGCGACACCGAACTCGCCGAGAAGCGCGCCCGCGATCATACGCTCGGCCTTGCCGCCTATGTGGAAGCCCACGGGCAAGAGCTGTTTTAACAAAGCCACTGACTTGGGCGGTCACTGTGCAGACGAAAACCTCGTCGCAACAAGAAACGATCAGGGAGACCCGGCCGATGCTGAACACCGCGAGCAAGACCGAGGCGAGCGACGCCCATGACGAACTGACCGACGGCTTTCATCTCGTCATCGACGCCCTCAAGCTCAATGGCATCACCACGATCTACGGCGTGCCCGGCATCCCGATCACGGATTTGGGACGCATGGCGCAGGCCGCGGGCATCCGTGTCATCTCGTTCCGCCACGAGCAGAATGCCGGTAACGCCGCGGCGATCGCCGGTTACCTGACCAAACAGCCCGGTGTCTGCCTCACGGTGTCGGCGCCCGGCTTTCTCAACGGCCTCACCGCGCTCGCCAACGCCACCACCAACTGCTTCCCGATGATTTTGATCAGTGGCTCATCGGAGCGCGAGATCGTCGACCTGCAGCAGGGCGACTATGAAGAGATGGATCAGCTCGCGATCGCAAAACCGCTGTGCAAGGCGGCGTTCCGCGTGCTGCACGCCGCCGACATCGGCATTGGTCTGGCGCGCGCGATCCGCGCCGCCGTGTCGGGGCGGCCGGGCGGCGTCTATCTCGACCTGCCCGCAAAACTCTTTTCGCAGGTCATGAAGGCGGATGCCGGCGCCAAATCGCTGGTCCGGGTGATCGACGCGGCACCGGCCCAGATCCCGGCACCATCAGCGGTCAAGCGCGCGCTCGATGTTCTCAAGAGCGCAAAACGTCCGCTGATCATTCTCGGCAAGGGCGCGGCCTACGCGCAGGCGGATGATTCGATCCGCACCCTGGTCGAGAAGAGCGGCGTTCCCTTCCTGCCGATGAGCATGGCCAAGGGCCTGTTGCCCGACACTCATCCGCAATGCGCGGGCGCCGCGCGCTCGACGGTATTGAAGGACGCCGACGTGGTGATGCTGATCGGCGCGCGCCTCAACTGGCTGTTGTCGCATGGCAAGGGCAAGAGTTGGGGCGAAGCGCCGAAAAAATTCATCCAGATCGACATCGAGCCCAAGGAGATGGACTCCAATGTCGAGATCGCAGCCCCCGTGGTCGGCGATATCGGCTCCTGCGTCGCCGCACTTCTTGAATCCATGGGCAGCAACTGGCCGGCCGCGCCGGCCGACTGGGTCGGTACCGTCAATGCGAAGCGGGAGGAAAACATCGCAAAAATGGCGCCGCGGCTGATGAACAACAAATCGCCGATGGACTATCACGGTGCGCTCGGGGCGCTGCGCAGCATCATCAAGGAGCGGCCGGACGCCATCCTCGTCAACGAAGGCGCCAACACGCTCGATCTCGCCCGCGGCGTCATCGACATGTACAAACCGCGCAAACGCCTGGATGTCGGCACCTGGGGCGTGATGGGCATCGGCATGGGCTTTGCCATTGGTGCCGCGATCGAAACCGGCAAGCCCGTGCTCGCGGTCGAAGGCGACAGCGCCTTTGGTTTCTCCGGCATGGAGGTCGAGACCATCTGCCGCTACAATTTGCCGGTCTGCGTCGTCATCTTCAACAATGACGGCATCTATCGCGGCACCGACGTCAATCCGACCGGCGGTCCCGATGTTGCGACCACCGTCTTCGTCAAGGGCTCGCGCTACGACAAGATGATGGAGGCGTTCGGCGGCACAGGCGTCAATGCGACGACGCCCGACGAGTTGAAGCGCGCCGTCAACGCGGCGATGGATTCCGGCAAGCCTACCCTGATCAACGCCGTGATCGATCCCGCGGCCGGCTCCGAGAGCGGCCGCATCGGCAACCTCAACCCGCAAAGCGTGCTGAAGAAGAAATGAACGGGCCTAACCATCAACGTCATCCCCCGCCACCGGGTCTCGGCTTCGGCGAGCCCGATGACAGGCTCCGGCGGGGGATCCAGTACCCACCGAACTATCGTGACATGAGAGCTGTGCCCAATTTAACCGACGGTGAGTACTGGATGCCCGCCTTCGCGGGCATGACGGCGTCACACTTATGGAGAGAGTAAGATGACAAAGGCGCTCGAGGGCGTTCGCATTCTCGATTTCACCCACGTCCAGTCGGGCCCGACCTGCACGCAATTGCTGGCCTGGTTCGGCGCCGACGTGATCAAGGTCGAGCGCCCCGGGGTCGGCGACATCACCCGCGGTCAATTGCAGGACATCCCCAAGGTCGACAGCCTGTATTTCACCATGCTCA is drawn from Bradyrhizobium lablabi and contains these coding sequences:
- a CDS encoding GntR family transcriptional regulator, yielding MPTRKQPKASPTMAEPDIAIVRIVPETSFKNKAYEALKEAILKMDIYATPEPVMLDERALSERLGVSRTPIREAIAMLEQDGFVKTVPRRGIVVVRRTKTEIVDMIRAWAALESMAARLITTTARKKDISALRDFFKDFNSDRLPQDHVEEYSRANIAFHQALISLSESPVLVDMTNDILLHVRGYRQLTIGRKDRTATSLPEHMSIIEALEARDTELAEKRARDHTLGLAAYVEAHGQELF
- the oxc gene encoding oxalyl-CoA decarboxylase, producing MLNTASKTEASDAHDELTDGFHLVIDALKLNGITTIYGVPGIPITDLGRMAQAAGIRVISFRHEQNAGNAAAIAGYLTKQPGVCLTVSAPGFLNGLTALANATTNCFPMILISGSSEREIVDLQQGDYEEMDQLAIAKPLCKAAFRVLHAADIGIGLARAIRAAVSGRPGGVYLDLPAKLFSQVMKADAGAKSLVRVIDAAPAQIPAPSAVKRALDVLKSAKRPLIILGKGAAYAQADDSIRTLVEKSGVPFLPMSMAKGLLPDTHPQCAGAARSTVLKDADVVMLIGARLNWLLSHGKGKSWGEAPKKFIQIDIEPKEMDSNVEIAAPVVGDIGSCVAALLESMGSNWPAAPADWVGTVNAKREENIAKMAPRLMNNKSPMDYHGALGALRSIIKERPDAILVNEGANTLDLARGVIDMYKPRKRLDVGTWGVMGIGMGFAIGAAIETGKPVLAVEGDSAFGFSGMEVETICRYNLPVCVVIFNNDGIYRGTDVNPTGGPDVATTVFVKGSRYDKMMEAFGGTGVNATTPDELKRAVNAAMDSGKPTLINAVIDPAAGSESGRIGNLNPQSVLKKK